The genomic interval CAGCGTGACCGACACAGAGTCACAGTGGTGGGATGGGGGTCCGTGCCTGTGATTCCCCCttgagagggtgtgagggggagagggggggtgtgtcgggggagagagggggggtgtgtcgggggagaggggggggtgtcgggggagaggggggggtggtgtcgggggagatggtgtcgggggagaggggggtggtgtcgggggagagggggggtggtgtccggggagagggggggtggtgtccggggagagggggggtggtgtccggggagagggggggtggtgtccggggagagggggggtggtgtccggggagagggggggtggtgtcgggggagagggggggtggtgtcgggggagagggggggtggtgtcgggggagagggggggtggtgtcgggggagaggggggggggtgtcgggggagaggggggggggtcgggggagagggggggggtgtcgggggagaggggggggggtgtcgggggagaggggggagggtgtcgggggagagtgtcgggggagaggtggggtgtcgggggagagggggggtgtcgggggagaggggggtgtcgggggagagggggggtgtcgggggagagggggggtgtcgggggagagggggggtgtcggggaagagggggggggtgtcgggggagagggggggggtgtcgggggagaggggggtgttggggttggaggaGGGGGGATACACCACCTGAGGGGCAGAGTACGGGGAAAGCATCGGATTGTAGTGAGGTCGCTCCCCGATCGATCCACTTCCACCTACTTTTGATAAATAAAAACGGCCTACTACAATTTTTTACTTTAACCACCAGCCGACTGGCGAGGGGTTTGAGCGCCCTCGGATCGGTGGGAGGTGTATTTCAGTGAGCTTTGTGCggtctgtgtgcgagtgtgtgtgtgtgtgctggtacGGGCCGCTCCGACCCGCTATTGGTCCTCGCAAAGTGCAGCACGAGCCGGTGAAGGAGGGCGACCGGATTGGATGTGACCatggcccaggtcggtgattggagcgtgtgcaggtacagcaggagcggcgagagattgtagagggacgtgattggggcccaggagaggcgagggcccgggggcccaggagaggcgagggcccgggggcccaggagaggcgagggcccgggggcccaggagaggcgagggcccgggggcccaggagaggcgagggcccaggggcggcgagggcccaggggcagcatgggcccagcccacactgtgcgatatgtgagcgcactgggcccgtgcagcagagccggtctccagccgtcctggttaacccttgccactggaccaagacctcgctctgtcaagcccgtgtggtggctggtgtgcaacggccaccccacgttaaaaaaacccacccacaggcatcttccacccttcgggatctggaatattaggtccttcactgaactcatccctttttttgcagtggaagcaagtcatcctcgcttcgagggacggcctatgacgatgacgatgtgtctgtgtgtgagctgCTGCTGTCACTGCCCCACAGGCCAGCAGGTGGAGCCCCTGAGCAACATTCTCCGTCACCAATAGTCGATGGGCCGGGGCCAGGTATTCCGAGACGCAGCGTGCGAGGCCCACCGGTAAAAATAGCTGCTGAGTATTTCAGAAATGTCAGAGGGGCCCTTGCAGCAGGGAGCGGGACCTGGTGGccacggagggggggggcgggCCCGGGCTgtgagggggcggggagggtgtAGCTTCCACCGATGGGGAACATCCCCATGCTCCCAAAgcagactgggggggggtggggggggggggggaagagagagagagagagagagagagagggagagagagagagagagagagagagagagtgcgtgcgtgcgtgcgagagtgcgtgtgtgtgagagtgcgtgtgtgtgagagtgcgtgtgtgtgagagtgcgtgtgtgtgagagtgcgtgtgtgtgagagtgcgtgcgtgcgagagtgcgtgtgtgtgagagtgcgtgtgtgtgagagagtgcgtgtgtgtgagagagtgcgtgtgtgtgagagagtgcgtgtgtgtgtgagagagtgcgtgtgtgtgagagtgcgtgtgtgtgagagtgcgtgtgtgtgagagtgcgtgtgtgtgagagtgcgtgtgtgtgagagtgcgtgtgtgtgagagtgcgtgtgtgtgagagtgcgtgtgtgtgagagtgcgtgtgtgtgagagtgcgtgtgtgtgagagtgcgtgtgtgtgagagtgcgtgtgtgtgagagtgcgtgtgtgtgagagtgcgtgtgtgagagtgcgtgtgtgtgagagtgcgtgtgtgtgagagtgcgtgtgtgtgagagtgcgtgtgtgtgagagtgcgtgtgtgtgagagtgcgtgtgtgtgagagtgcgtgtgtgtgagagtgcgtgtgtgtgagagtgcgtgtgtgtgagagtgcgtgtgtgtgagagtgcgtgtgtgagagagtgcgtgtgtgtgagagtgcgtgtgtgtgagagtgcgtgtgtgtgagagtgcgtgtgtgtgagagtgcgtgtgtgtgagagtgcgtgtgtgtgagagtgcgtgtgtgtgagagtgcgtgtgtgtgagagtgcgtgtgtgtgagagtgcgtgtgtgagagtgcgtgtgtgtgagagtgcgtgtgtgtgagagtgcgtgtgtgagagtgcgtgtgtgtgagagtgcgtgtgtgtgagagtgcgtgtgtgtgagagtgcgtgtgtgtgagagtgcgtgtgtgtgagagtgcgtgtgtgtgagagtgcgtgtgtgtgagagtgcgtgtgtgtgagagtgcgtgtgtgtgagagtgcgtgtgtgtgagagtgcgtgtgtgagagagtgcgtgtgtgtgagagtgcgtgtgtgtgagagtgcgtgtgtgtgagagtgcgtgtgtgtgagagtgcgtgtgtgtgagagtgcgtgtgtgtgagagtgcgtgtgtgtgagagtgcgtgtgtgtgagagtgcgtgtgtgtgagagtgcgtgtgtgtgagagtgcgtgtgtgtgagagtgcgtgtgtgtgagagtgcgtgtgtgtgagagtgcgtgtgtgtgagagtgcgtgtgtgtgagagtgcgtgtgtgtgagagtgcgtgtgtgtgagagtgcgtgtgtgtgagagtgcgtgtgtgagagagtgcgtgtgtgtgagagtgcgtgtgtgtgagagtgcgtgtgtgtgagagtgcgtgtgtgtgagagtgcgtgtgtgtgagagtgcgtgtgtgtgagagtgcgtgtgtgtgagagtgcgtgtgtgtgagagtgcgtgtgtgtgagagtgcgtgtgtgtgagagtgcgtgtgtgtgagagtgcgtgtgtgtgagagtgcgtgtgtgtgagagtgcgtgtgtgtgagagtgcgtgtgtgtgagagtgcgtgtgtgtgagagtgcgtgtgtgtgagagtgcgtgtgtgtgagagtgcgtgtgtgtgagagtgcgtgtgtgtgagagtgcgtgtgtgtgagagtgcgtgtgtgtgagagtgcgtgtgtgtgagagtgcgtgtgtgtgagagtgcgtgtgtgtgagagtgcgtgtgtgtgagagtgcgtgtgtgtgagagtgcgtgtgtgtgagagtgcgtgtgagagagtgcgagagtgtgcaagtgtgagtggtgtgagtgtgaaagagagagcgagagaaagagtgagagtgagagtgtgagtggaatGAGTGGAGTGAATGAGTGGAGGGAGAGCAGGGTCCCGAGAGACAGACCGAGCCAATATCCGGAGCGGGAACACGAGCGTTTTACTCTTACCATAAAAATATATTATTGATCTGTTTGCGGATGAACGCTCGCAGCCCCAGGAACTTGCCGTACACCCGGTGCAGCACTGTCTTCAGGAAATCCCGCTCCCGAGGGTCCTCGCTGTcaaacagctccagcagctgcaacacaGCACAAAGAGAGAGGTGGGGCATTGACCCAGGGCCTCACACAGCACACACACTTCAACACGGGGCAgggggatgggggcggggaggaggaggaagggaacagaacataagaaataggagcaggagtcggccatacggcccctcgagcctgctccaccattcaataagatcatggctgatctgatcatggactcagctccacttccccgcccgctccccataaccccttatcggttaagaaactgtctatttctgtcttaaatatattcaatgacccagcctccacagctctctgaggcagcaaattccacagatttacaaccctcagaaaagaactttctcctcatctcagttttaaatgggtggccccttattctaagaccatgccccctagttctagtctcccccatcagtggaaacatcctctctgcatccaccttgtcaagccctctcataatcttaaacgtttcaatgagatcatctctcattcttctgaactccaatgagtagaggcccaacctactcaacctttcctcataagtcaaccccctcatgcccggaatcaaccgagtgaaccttctctgaactgcctccaaagcaagtatatcctttcgtaaatatggaaaccaaaactacacgcagtattccaggtgtggcctcaccaataccctgtataactgtagcaagacttccctgcttttatactccatcccttttgcaataaagaccaagataccattggccttcctgatcacttgctgtacctgcatactatccttttgtgtttcatgcacaagtacctccaggtcccgctgtactgcggcactttgcaatctttctccatttaaataataacttgctctttgatttttttctgccaaagtgcatgacctcacactttccaacattatactccatctgccaaatttttgcccactcacttagcctgtctatgtccttttgcagatttttttgtgccctcctcacacattgcttttcctcccatctttgtatcgtcagcaaacctggctacgttacactcggtcccttcttccaagtcgtttatatagattgtaaatagttggggtcccagcactgatccctgcagcaccccactagttactgattgccgagagaatgaaccgtttatcccgactctctgttctctgttagttagccaatcctctatccatgctaatatattaccccaaacattttcccaaccacagatgttaggctaactggtctatagtttcctgctttttgtctgcctcctttttttaaatagggtcgttacatttgcagttttccaatttgctgggacctccccagaatccagggaattttggtaaatgcatccactatccctgccactacttctcttaagacccgaggatgcaagccatcaggtccaggggatttatctgcctttagtcccattatcttactgagtaccacctccttagtgattgtgattgtgttaagtacctccccccctatagcccctcgactacccactgttggaatattgttagtgtcctctaccgtaaagactgatacaaaatatttgttcagagtttctgccatctccatgttccccattactaattccccggtctcgtcctctaagggaccaacatttactttagccactcttttcctttttataaacctagagaaactcttgctatctgtttttatatttggtgctagtttactttcatcgtctatcttccctttcttaatcattgttttagtcgttcgttgctggcttttaaaagcttcccagtcttctgtcctcccactagttttggccactttgtatgcccttgtttttaattggataccgtcctttatttctttagttagccacggatggctatcttttctttcataccctttcctcctcactggaatatatttttcttgagagttgtgaggaggaggagaggtggggggggggaggagagggtctgGTGGCAGGGTGGGGTCAGCGTTACCTGAAGGACGAATTTCTGGTCGATGTAGCGTTTGGCAATGGCCGGCTGGAAGTCCGGGCTCTCCAGGAACCTCAGGAAGAACTCGTAGACCAGctggggggagagaacggggcaggtcAGAGCCGCAGTCACAGACCCCCtgtaccccaccccaccccccagggtCACAGATCCTCCTCCCCAgtaccaccacccccctcctccccggggACACAGACCACCCCACTCCTCCCCGGGACACAGACCAcaatccccaccgcccccccccccccacgggactcagatccccccccccactgtaccctGCCCCCGGGGACACAGACCCCCTCCACTGTACACCCCGCCCCCCGGGGACACAAACCAGCGAATTATCATTTCGATAAAAGCTTAAAATATATTGATGTAAAACTTCCACAGAGTAAGAGAGGGAGCGAGCGtgcaggagggagacagagaggggaggggggggagggggagaggagacagagagagagagggggggctggggagacagagaggggggggggtggaggggggagggggagaggagacagagagggggggggagggagacagagaggagggggagggagggagacagagaggggggggtagggggagaggagacagagagaaagagggggggctggggagacagagaggggggaggggagggagacagagaggagggggagggagggagacagagaggagggggagggagggagacagagaggagggggagggagggagacagagaggagggggagggagggagacagagaggagggggagggagggagacagagaggagggggagggagggagacagagaggagggggagggagggagacagagaggagggggagggagggagacagagaggagggggagggagggagacagagaggagggggagggagggagacagagaggagggggagggagggagacagagaggagggggagggagggagacagagaggagggggagggagggagacagagaggagggggagggagggagacagagaggagggggagggagggagacagagaggagggggagggagggagacagagaggaggggggggagggagacagagagggggagggagggagacagagaggaggggggggagggagacagagaggggggggagggagacagagaggggggggggggagggagacagagaggggggcggagggagacagaggggggggggagggagacaggggggggggagggagacagggggggggggagggagacagagaggggggggagggagacagagaggggggggagggagacagagagggggggggagggagacagagagggggggggagggagacagagggggggggagggagacagaggggggggggagggagacagagagggggggggagggagacagagaggggggggggaggagggagacagagaggggggggggagggagacagagagggggggggagggagacagagagggggggagaggagacagagagggggggagaggagacagagaggggggggagggagacagagagggggggagaggagacagagagggggggagaggagacagagaggggggggaggagacagagaggggggggaggagacagagagggggggggaggagacagagaggggggggaggagacagagaggggggggaggagacagagaggggggggaggagacagagagggggggagaggagacagagaggggggggaggagacagagagggggggggaggagacagagaggggggggaggagacagagaggggggggaggagacagagaggggggggaggagacagagaggggggggcggggagacagagagagaggaggagcggggGAGCCCACCTATAAAACTTCCACAGAGGAAGAGAGGGAGCGAGCgtgcaagagggagacagagagggggggggggggagggggagaggagacagagagagagaggggggggtggaggggggagggggagaggagacagagaggggggggggagggagacagagaggggggggagggggagaggagacagagagagagagggggggctggggagacagagaggggggggggagggagacagagagggaggaggggagggagacagagaggagggggagggagggagacagagaggagggggagggagggagacagagaggagggggagggagggagacagagaggagggggagggagggagacagagaggagggggagggagggagacagagaggagggggagggagggagacagagaggagggggagggagggagacagagaggagggggagggagggagacagagaggagggggagggagggagacagagaggagggggagggagggagacagagaggagggggagggagggagacagagaggagggggagggagggagacagagaggagggggagggagggagacagagaggagggggagggagggagacagagaggagggggagggagggagacagagaggagggggagggagggagacagagaggagggggagggagggagacagagaggagggggagggagggagacagagaggagggggagggagggagacagagaggagggggagggagggagacagagaggagggggagggagggagacagagaggagggggagggagggagacagagaggagggggagggagggagacagagaggaggggggggagggagacagagaggaggggggggagggagacagagaggggggggagggagacagagagggggggaggagacagagaggggggggaggagacagagaggggggggaggagacagagaggggggggaggagacagagaggggggggaggagacagagaggggggggaggagacagagaggggggggaggagacagggaggggggggggagacagagaggggggggaggagacagagagggggggggaggagacagagagggggggggaggagacagagagggggggggaggagacagagagggggggggaggagacagagaggggggggaggagacagagaggggggggaggagacagagaggggggggaggagacagagagggggggggaggagacagagaggggggggaggagacagagagggggggaggagacagagaggggggggaggagacagagaggggggggaggagacagagaggggggggaggagacagagaggggggggaggagacagagagggggggggaggagacagagagggggggggaggagacagagagggggggggaggagacagagaggggggggaggagacagagaggggggggaggagacagagaggggggggaggagacagagaggggggggaggagacagagaggggggggcggggagacagagagggggggggcaggagacagagaggggggggcggggagacagagaggggggggcggggagacagagaggggggggcggggagacagagaggggggggcggggagacagagaggggggggcggggagacagagaggggggggcggggagacagagaggggggggcggggagacagagaggggggggcggggagacagagaggggggggcggggagacagagaggggggggcggggagacagagggggggggcggggagacagagaggggggggcggggagacagagaggggggggcggggagaccggggagacagagaggggggggcgggggagacagagaggggggggcggggagacagagaggggggggcggggagacagagagggggggcggggagacagagaggggggggcggggagacagagaggggggaggcggggagacagagagggggggcggggagacagagaggggggggcggggagacagagagggggggcggggagacagagagcggggggcggggagacagagaggggggggcggggagacagagaggggggggcggggagacagagaggggggggaggagacagagagggggggcggggagacagagagagaggaggagcggggGAGCCTACCTGTAAATGGGGCCAGGAAGCTTCGAGATTTGGTTCATCCTCTTCTGGGTCAAACTCGGGGTTGTCGCTTGGAGGAAGGGTCCGGAATATGTTGACGGAGATCTGAAACAGAGAGTGTGTGTCGGTTATCAAGGCCGACAGGCAGACAGATCGACACCACTGATCCACAtccccaccaaccccctcccccgacacccacactcccagacacactcacacacatccctatctctgtaacctcctccagcccgacaacgctCCTCcgccctcttgcccatccctgattataatcactccaccattggtggccgtgtattcagctgcctgggccccaagctctggaactccctccctaaatctccctgcctctctctcctcctttaatacgctccttaaaacctacctttgaccaagcttttggtcacctgccctgcattggtgatcatttcccagcagtctatcgactctggatcagttcctatggactggagggtagctaatgtaacaccgctttttaaaaaaggagggagaaagaaaacaggaaattatagaccggttagcctgacatcagtagtggggaaaatgttggaatcaattattaaagatgaaatagcagcacatttggaaagcagtgacaggatcggtccaagtcagcacggatttatgaaagggaaatcatgcttgacaaatcttctggaattttttgaggatgtaactagtagagtggacaagggagaaccagtggatgttgtgtatttggactttcaaaaagcttttgacaaggtcccacacaagagattggtgtgcaaaattaaagcacatggtattgggggtaatgtactgacgtggatagagaactggttggcagacaggaagcagagagtcgggataaacgggtccttttcagaatgacaggcaatgactagtggggtaccgcaaggttcagtgctgggaccccagctatttacaatatatattaatgatttagacgaaggaattgagtgtaatat from Pristiophorus japonicus isolate sPriJap1 unplaced genomic scaffold, sPriJap1.hap1 HAP1_SCAFFOLD_1917, whole genome shotgun sequence carries:
- the LOC139243901 gene encoding serine/threonine-protein phosphatase 2A 56 kDa regulatory subunit alpha isoform-like, which translates into the protein ISVNIFRTLPPSDNPEFDPEEDEPNLEASWPHLQLVYEFFLRFLESPDFQPAIAKRYIDQKFVLQLLELFDSEDPRERDFLKTVLHRVYGKFLGLRAFIRKQINNIFLWFIYESEHFNGVAELLEILGSIINGFALPLKAEHKQFLLRVLIPLHTSRTLSLFHAQ